A window of Candidatus Methylomirabilota bacterium contains these coding sequences:
- a CDS encoding TIGR03617 family F420-dependent LLM class oxidoreductase: protein MRLDTGFLSFDLRDIPTYARKAEALGFGALWSAETKHDPFLPLAVAATTTSRLGLGTAIAIAFARSPMVLANIAWDLQKASGGRFTLGLGTQVKAHNERRFAVKWEAPGPRLRELVGALRAIWDTWQNKAPLDFQGKSYRINLMTPFFDPGPIEHPRIPVYLAGVNPYMAKLAGEIADGLHIHSFHSARYLREILHPAVSEGLELSNRSRLDFGFRASTMVVIGDSRAEIEEQKQQVKQQIAFYASTRTYAAVLAAHGLEDLSPRLHAKSLEGDWKGMADLISDAMLEDFAVIGSWSEIGARIRERFAGLYDRTQLYPSFAPSLDDPRMQRLAREFNG, encoded by the coding sequence ATGCGTCTCGACACTGGCTTTCTCTCCTTCGATCTACGCGACATCCCGACCTACGCTCGGAAGGCGGAGGCGCTGGGCTTCGGGGCGCTCTGGTCCGCCGAGACCAAGCACGATCCGTTCCTCCCGCTCGCGGTCGCGGCCACGACGACCTCCCGGCTGGGGCTCGGCACCGCGATCGCGATCGCGTTCGCGCGGAGCCCGATGGTGCTGGCCAACATCGCCTGGGATCTCCAGAAGGCGTCGGGCGGCCGCTTCACGCTGGGGCTCGGGACGCAGGTGAAGGCGCACAACGAGCGGCGCTTCGCGGTGAAGTGGGAGGCGCCGGGGCCGCGGCTGCGCGAGCTGGTCGGCGCCCTCCGCGCGATCTGGGACACTTGGCAGAACAAGGCGCCGCTCGACTTCCAGGGCAAGTCCTACCGGATCAATCTCATGACGCCGTTCTTCGACCCGGGGCCCATCGAGCACCCGAGAATTCCCGTCTATCTCGCCGGGGTGAATCCCTACATGGCGAAGCTGGCCGGCGAGATCGCAGACGGGCTGCACATCCACTCGTTCCACTCGGCGAGGTATCTCCGCGAGATCCTGCACCCGGCGGTGTCGGAGGGGCTCGAGCTCTCGAACCGCTCGCGGCTGGACTTCGGCTTCCGGGCCTCGACGATGGTCGTGATCGGCGACAGCCGCGCGGAGATCGAGGAGCAGAAGCAGCAGGTCAAGCAGCAGATTGCGTTCTACGCCTCCACGCGCACCTACGCGGCGGTGCTGGCCGCGCACGGGCTCGAGGATCTCTCCCCGCGGCTCCACGCGAAGTCGCTCGAGGGCGACTGGAAGGGCATGGCCGATCTCATCAGCGACGCGATGCTGGAGGACTTCGCGGTGATCGGCTCGTGGTCGGAGATCGGCGCCAGGATCCGCGAGCGCTTTGCCGGGCTCTACGACCGCACCCAGCTCTACCCATCCTTCGCGCCCTCGCTGGACGACCCGCGCATGCAGCGCCTCGCCCGCGAGTTCAACGGCTGA
- a CDS encoding PEP-CTERM sorting domain-containing protein encodes MQKMRRVMLVGIASLIGLAPVAAGAVTLTHTPSGAPLCLSANAPAPCNGGVASIDHYDFNFDISGAVGADQIITDALLTLNLFDDQGKADGSEKLTLHLDGDLVPTPGDVQNDLGLTLDLSLLDDNHLYVSLGVDGTSGDYYFGWATLDLTLQDRPDPGDINPGPITTAPVPLPASLILLGFGLGAAAVARRA; translated from the coding sequence GTGCAGAAAATGCGTCGTGTCATGCTAGTCGGCATCGCGAGCCTAATCGGCCTGGCCCCGGTCGCCGCGGGCGCGGTGACCCTCACACATACGCCAAGTGGCGCGCCCCTGTGCCTGAGCGCCAACGCACCCGCTCCCTGCAACGGAGGCGTAGCCTCGATCGACCACTACGATTTCAACTTCGATATCTCTGGCGCCGTGGGCGCAGACCAGATCATCACCGACGCCCTACTCACGCTCAATCTGTTCGACGACCAGGGTAAGGCCGACGGAAGCGAGAAGCTGACGCTCCACCTCGACGGCGACCTGGTGCCGACACCCGGCGACGTGCAAAACGACCTCGGTCTCACGCTGGACCTGAGCCTGCTCGACGACAACCACCTGTACGTCTCGCTCGGCGTCGATGGCACGAGCGGGGACTACTATTTCGGATGGGCGACCCTCGATCTGACGCTGCAGGATCGTCCCGATCCGGGCGACATCAATCCGGGTCCGATCACGACGGCGCCGGTGCCCCTGCCGGCCTCGCTGATCCTGCTCGGTTTCGGCCTGGGCGCGGCGGCAGTGGCTCGCCGCGCCTAG
- a CDS encoding VOC family protein, protein MTLTRLTPMLHVADVARSLAFYRDHLGFMLVSPESALRDFHWAHIRRDGVDLMLTGGLEGGPLRRPGATGADWPVMFYFYPDDVESLHRALGSRGVDVGKLCVTVYRMKEFSCLDPDGHLLTFGQETNEPPTPDED, encoded by the coding sequence ATGACCCTCACCCGCCTCACGCCGATGCTCCACGTGGCCGACGTAGCGCGGAGCCTCGCGTTCTACCGCGACCACCTCGGCTTCATGCTGGTGTCGCCGGAATCGGCGCTGCGCGACTTCCACTGGGCGCATATCCGGCGCGACGGGGTGGATCTCATGCTGACCGGCGGGCTCGAGGGCGGCCCCCTCCGGCGGCCCGGCGCCACCGGCGCGGACTGGCCCGTGATGTTCTACTTCTATCCCGACGACGTCGAGTCACTCCACCGCGCGCTGGGCTCGCGCGGCGTGGACGTCGGGAAGCTCTGCGTCACCGTCTACCGGATGAAGGAGTTCTCCTGCCTCGATCCCGACGGCCACCTGCTCACGTTCGGACAGGAGACGAACGAGCCGCCGACGCCCGACGAGGACTAG
- a CDS encoding carboxymuconolactone decarboxylase family protein produces MPDSENYKKGREMRRQLLGDAYVERVAKGAYSDPMMTKFIDLAQESVFGTIWTRPGLDLKTRTLITVVSDAATGREPELAIHLRMALRQGWTEDQLTETILHLMGYVGAPLVRDAMLVAKETFAQVKKEAAGG; encoded by the coding sequence ATGCCCGACAGCGAGAACTACAAGAAGGGCCGGGAGATGCGGCGCCAGCTACTGGGCGACGCTTACGTCGAGCGGGTCGCCAAGGGCGCGTACAGCGACCCGATGATGACGAAGTTCATCGACCTCGCCCAGGAGAGCGTGTTCGGCACGATCTGGACGCGTCCGGGCCTGGATCTCAAGACCCGCACGCTGATCACGGTGGTGTCGGATGCCGCCACTGGGCGCGAGCCGGAGCTGGCCATCCATCTCCGGATGGCGCTCCGGCAAGGCTGGACGGAGGACCAGCTCACCGAGACGATCCTCCACCTCATGGGCTACGTGGGCGCGCCGCTCGTCCGCGACGCCATGCTCGTGGCGAAGGAGACGTTTGCCCAGGTGAAGAAGGAAGCGGCGGGCGGGTGA
- a CDS encoding thioredoxin family protein, whose amino-acid sequence MDRTKSVVTPARYASGMTFPQYLAYVGTPENLKREGTGGSQRPDNSAAIREWYEGSRLTDTQTAAWKWLAAQPGGPARILVLSEDWSSDCRRDVPMLARVAEATGIELRIFNRDGQTFGKTDNPLTEPGRSPNADIMAEFMNERGGKKYQSIPVVVFYDKGLKYLYHYTEFPAIYHKDRIVTEKIRAPRPGETPQQTAERAGKEFGAFQKAPFFRMWAGAGIDEMASALHERLVMGSL is encoded by the coding sequence ATGGATAGAACCAAGAGCGTGGTGACGCCGGCGCGCTACGCGTCCGGGATGACGTTCCCGCAGTACCTCGCCTACGTGGGCACGCCCGAGAACCTCAAGCGCGAGGGCACCGGCGGCTCGCAGCGCCCCGATAACTCCGCGGCGATCCGCGAATGGTACGAGGGGAGCCGCCTCACCGACACGCAGACCGCGGCGTGGAAGTGGCTCGCCGCCCAGCCAGGCGGCCCTGCGAGGATCCTCGTCCTCTCGGAGGACTGGTCGTCCGACTGCCGGCGCGACGTGCCGATGCTGGCGCGCGTGGCCGAGGCCACCGGCATCGAGCTTCGCATCTTCAACCGCGACGGGCAGACCTTCGGGAAGACCGACAATCCCCTGACGGAGCCCGGGCGGAGCCCGAACGCCGACATCATGGCCGAGTTCATGAACGAGCGGGGCGGGAAGAAGTACCAGTCGATTCCGGTGGTGGTCTTCTACGACAAGGGCCTGAAGTACCTCTACCACTACACCGAGTTCCCCGCGATCTACCACAAGGACCGGATAGTGACGGAGAAGATCCGTGCCCCGCGCCCCGGCGAGACGCCGCAGCAGACGGCGGAGCGGGCGGGGAAGGAGTTCGGCGCCTTCCAGAAGGCCCCGTTCTTCCGGATGTGGGCGGGGGCGGGGATCGATGAGATGGCGAGCGCACTGCACGAACGTCTGGTCATGGGGAGCCTGTGA
- a CDS encoding cyclase family protein has translation MADIKLPTQDRVDAYFKELNNWGRWGHDDQKGTVNLITPAKQAQAQTLIKKGRTVSLARDMGPQPVLMYHATFPSKRERVDVVLDRFDLVYHGFTITHIDALCHVGWDGEIYNGRPFGESLSAAGATWCPIDALFDGITTRGVFLDVAAGRKEGYVTVGKPVTPKELDDVAARAGVTVQPGDVVVVRSGNEGFLKAHPNFVFRVDPHPGLHVSCLEWFREKDIAAISWDMMDERPSGYPGFGMSAHLAIPFLGLALVDNTYPERLAKVCAEEGRNEFLFTATPLRILGSTGAPAHPIAIF, from the coding sequence ATGGCCGACATCAAGCTGCCGACCCAGGATCGTGTCGACGCCTACTTCAAGGAGCTAAACAACTGGGGCCGCTGGGGCCATGACGACCAGAAGGGCACGGTGAATCTCATCACGCCGGCCAAGCAGGCGCAGGCCCAGACGCTCATCAAGAAGGGCCGCACCGTGTCGCTCGCGCGCGACATGGGGCCGCAGCCCGTGCTCATGTACCACGCGACGTTTCCCTCCAAGCGAGAGCGGGTGGACGTGGTGCTCGACCGCTTCGACCTCGTCTATCACGGCTTCACCATCACGCACATCGACGCGCTCTGCCACGTGGGCTGGGACGGCGAGATCTACAACGGCCGGCCCTTCGGCGAGAGCCTGAGCGCGGCGGGGGCGACGTGGTGCCCCATCGACGCGCTGTTCGACGGGATCACGACGCGCGGCGTGTTCCTGGACGTGGCCGCCGGCCGCAAGGAAGGCTACGTGACGGTGGGGAAGCCGGTGACGCCCAAGGAGCTGGACGACGTGGCGGCGCGCGCGGGCGTGACGGTGCAGCCCGGCGACGTGGTGGTGGTGCGTAGCGGCAACGAGGGGTTCCTCAAGGCGCATCCCAACTTCGTGTTCCGCGTGGATCCGCACCCCGGCCTCCACGTCTCGTGCCTCGAGTGGTTCCGCGAGAAAGATATCGCGGCCATCTCCTGGGACATGATGGACGAGCGGCCCAGCGGTTATCCCGGCTTCGGCATGAGCGCGCACCTGGCCATCCCGTTCCTCGGCCTGGCCTTGGTCGACAACACCTATCCCGAGCGCCTCGCCAAGGTCTGCGCGGAAGAGGGGCGGAACGAGTTCCTCTTCACCGCCACGCCCCTGCGCATCCTGGGGAGCACTGGGGCGCCCGCGCATCCCATCGCCATCTTCTGA
- a CDS encoding amidohydrolase codes for MTRDQLKARILDAIDRRAPEIIRIGETIRKNPELGFKEVKTACLVEETFKTLGLTPRAGLAFTGVRADVAGGAGAGPTFAILGELDALRVTGHPDADPQTGAAHACGHNAQVAGMLGAAMGLLDVKAFEHLAGRAVFFAVPAEEGGDLEWRVSQVRAGKLELLGGKAELMRLGHFDDVDLAMMIHLTSRPEDGKASVPLSNNGRVGKLARFVGKAAHAGGAPHLGVNALYAAQIGLMAINALRETFRDEDTIRVHPILTAGGSQVNVIPAEARIETYVRGRTLPAILDANAKVDRALRAGALALGATVEIETFPGYLPLDCDTTMARYFRESAESLWGAEHFTQQGHRTGSTDMGDLSQVIPCLHPYVGGAAGTGHAADYRIADPDLAYVGQAKALASMVVDMLADGAAGAREVLGKAKRPLTREGYLELQRTMARREVYEGR; via the coding sequence ATGACTCGCGATCAGCTCAAAGCCCGCATCCTCGACGCCATCGACCGCCGCGCCCCCGAGATCATTCGCATCGGTGAAACGATCCGAAAGAACCCGGAGTTGGGCTTCAAGGAGGTCAAGACCGCGTGCCTCGTGGAGGAGACGTTCAAGACGCTGGGCTTGACGCCGCGCGCCGGCCTCGCGTTCACCGGCGTGCGCGCGGACGTGGCGGGCGGCGCCGGCGCCGGCCCGACGTTCGCCATCCTCGGCGAGCTGGACGCCCTCCGCGTCACCGGCCATCCCGACGCCGATCCCCAGACCGGCGCCGCGCACGCGTGCGGCCACAACGCGCAGGTGGCCGGGATGCTCGGCGCCGCCATGGGGCTGCTCGACGTGAAGGCCTTCGAGCATCTCGCCGGGCGCGCGGTGTTCTTCGCCGTGCCCGCGGAAGAGGGCGGCGATCTCGAGTGGCGGGTGAGCCAAGTGCGAGCGGGCAAGCTGGAGCTCCTGGGCGGCAAGGCCGAGCTCATGCGCCTCGGGCACTTCGACGACGTGGACCTCGCGATGATGATCCACCTCACCTCGCGCCCCGAAGACGGCAAGGCCTCGGTGCCGCTGTCCAACAACGGCCGCGTCGGCAAGCTCGCGCGCTTCGTCGGCAAGGCCGCGCACGCCGGCGGCGCGCCGCACCTCGGGGTCAACGCGCTCTACGCGGCGCAGATCGGGCTCATGGCGATCAATGCCCTGCGCGAGACCTTCCGGGACGAAGACACCATCCGCGTGCACCCGATCCTCACCGCCGGCGGCTCGCAGGTGAACGTGATCCCCGCCGAGGCGCGCATCGAGACCTACGTGCGCGGGCGGACGCTCCCCGCCATCCTCGACGCCAACGCGAAGGTCGATCGGGCGCTCCGCGCGGGCGCCCTCGCCCTCGGGGCCACCGTGGAGATCGAGACCTTCCCGGGCTACCTGCCCCTCGACTGCGACACCACGATGGCCCGCTACTTCCGGGAGTCCGCGGAGTCCTTGTGGGGAGCCGAGCACTTCACGCAGCAGGGACACCGCACCGGCTCCACCGACATGGGCGATCTGAGCCAGGTGATCCCCTGCCTCCATCCCTACGTCGGCGGCGCCGCCGGCACCGGCCACGCCGCGGACTACCGCATCGCCGACCCCGACCTCGCCTACGTGGGCCAGGCCAAGGCACTCGCGAGCATGGTGGTGGACATGCTGGCGGACGGCGCGGCGGGCGCTCGCGAGGTGCTCGGCAAGGCCAAGCGCCCGCTCACCCGCGAGGGCTATCTCGAGCTGCAGCGGACGATGGCGCGCCGCGAAGTCTACGAGGGGCGCTAG
- a CDS encoding SMP-30/gluconolactonase/LRE family protein, with protein MPLAMIPLSALTKKGVGLKRPEDVVVSRDGRVWASDEASACAEITPDGTLRRVGKAGGKPNGINMDREGRIVIANFAIDTPDPGALQRLDTQTGRIDVLCAEIKGRMLKASNYPLVDRAGNVWCSHSTWDRAGSSAGSGDGFVYRVRPDGKAEIMAEGFHFTNGLAMDPDERHLYVCQTVGCDVVRLPIRADGTLGPKERYGPLLGGPAIDEPTPANRGTQGATDGCAFDQEGNLWVTLVRANKVIAITPVGKVEVIIEDPSGDLMDWPTNVSFGGSDLRDLYIGSVRKDYVLHARSPIPGAPLVHQR; from the coding sequence ATGCCGCTCGCGATGATCCCGTTGAGCGCACTGACGAAGAAGGGCGTGGGGCTCAAGCGTCCGGAGGACGTCGTGGTCTCGCGTGACGGGCGCGTGTGGGCCTCGGACGAGGCGAGCGCCTGCGCCGAGATCACGCCCGACGGCACGCTCCGCCGGGTCGGCAAGGCCGGCGGCAAACCGAACGGCATCAACATGGACCGCGAGGGCCGCATCGTCATCGCCAACTTCGCCATCGACACACCCGATCCGGGAGCGCTGCAGCGCCTGGACACGCAAACCGGCCGCATCGACGTCCTCTGCGCGGAGATCAAGGGGCGAATGCTCAAGGCGTCGAACTATCCCCTGGTGGACCGCGCCGGCAACGTCTGGTGCAGCCACTCCACCTGGGATCGTGCCGGATCCAGCGCGGGCTCGGGCGACGGCTTCGTCTATCGCGTGCGGCCCGACGGCAAGGCCGAGATCATGGCTGAAGGCTTCCACTTCACCAACGGTCTCGCGATGGACCCGGACGAGCGGCACCTCTATGTGTGCCAGACGGTGGGCTGCGACGTGGTGCGTCTGCCCATCCGCGCCGACGGGACGCTGGGCCCGAAGGAGCGCTACGGCCCGCTGCTCGGCGGCCCCGCCATTGACGAGCCCACGCCGGCGAACCGCGGCACGCAGGGCGCCACCGACGGCTGCGCCTTCGACCAGGAGGGCAATCTCTGGGTCACGCTGGTGCGCGCCAACAAGGTCATCGCGATCACGCCGGTGGGCAAGGTCGAGGTCATCATCGAAGACCCGAGCGGCGATCTCATGGATTGGCCCACCAATGTCAGCTTCGGCGGGTCGGACCTCCGCGACCTCTACATCGGCAGCGTGCGCAAGGACTACGTCCTTCACGCGCGGAGCCCGATCCCGGGCGCCCCGCTGGTCCATCAGAGGTAG
- a CDS encoding MBL fold metallo-hydrolase, whose amino-acid sequence MSRSRLALATIMLLLAVLAGWPAGAQVPTDCNSKRITAAFEGFGRTGRMPPELGQWLVDPKAQTVEPYRAFDNVYYVGVCWVSAWLITTSDGAVLIDTLHDPFADLLIANIRKVGVDPASIKYVLMTHGHFDHVGGAYRLKGVTNARFAMTERGWEEGIASARASQGTPRQWTMIAKDLVVKDGDVIRVGDATFGVYETPGHTFGTASYSFHVRDGADSYRAFTVGGLGLNAIQNSQQVEAYIASVTRIAELVRQPTDPITVHLTTHPFSNGLTEAAERLKTRGPGEPHPLVDPAGFTSQLETLRKGAEERLVIEKKAGR is encoded by the coding sequence ATGAGCCGATCGCGCCTCGCGCTGGCAACCATCATGCTGCTGCTGGCCGTGCTCGCGGGCTGGCCGGCCGGCGCCCAGGTCCCCACCGACTGCAACTCGAAGAGGATCACGGCGGCGTTCGAAGGCTTCGGGCGCACGGGCAGGATGCCGCCGGAGCTCGGGCAGTGGCTCGTCGATCCCAAGGCCCAGACGGTCGAGCCCTATCGGGCGTTCGACAACGTCTACTACGTGGGAGTGTGCTGGGTCTCGGCCTGGCTCATCACGACCAGCGACGGCGCTGTGCTGATCGATACCCTGCACGATCCGTTCGCGGATCTCCTCATCGCGAACATCCGCAAGGTCGGGGTGGATCCGGCGAGCATCAAGTACGTCCTGATGACCCATGGCCACTTCGATCACGTCGGAGGCGCGTACCGGCTCAAGGGCGTGACGAACGCTCGTTTCGCCATGACCGAACGAGGCTGGGAGGAGGGAATCGCGTCCGCACGGGCGTCCCAGGGCACGCCCCGTCAGTGGACGATGATCGCCAAGGATCTCGTGGTGAAGGACGGCGACGTCATCAGGGTCGGCGATGCGACGTTCGGAGTGTACGAGACGCCCGGCCACACGTTCGGCACCGCGTCCTATTCGTTCCACGTCCGGGACGGCGCCGACTCCTACCGCGCCTTCACCGTCGGCGGACTGGGGCTCAACGCCATCCAGAACTCACAGCAGGTGGAAGCCTACATCGCGAGCGTGACGCGCATCGCCGAGCTCGTGCGGCAACCGACCGACCCGATCACCGTGCATCTGACCACGCACCCGTTCAGCAACGGCCTCACGGAGGCCGCCGAGCGACTCAAGACGCGAGGACCGGGGGAGCCCCATCCGCTCGTGGACCCGGCGGGATTCACGAGCCAGCTCGAGACGCTCCGCAAGGGCGCCGAGGAGCGGCTCGTCATCGAGAAGAA